The Tubulanus polymorphus chromosome 1, tnTubPoly1.2, whole genome shotgun sequence genome contains a region encoding:
- the LOC141908287 gene encoding frizzled-4-like: MTSVMFVVASRNKDSADVRTCDPINIEMCKGLGYNVTGMPNLVGHELQREAESQLFTFTPLIQYGCSKQLKFFLCSVYVPMCTEKVLMPIGPCRPMCENIKKRCQTVLTYFGFPWPAALNCSQFPAKNDQNSMCMDGPPIDDDPDKDVMNAPIILTNKPIINIDNNNIINNNDKPVEERSCLNYRYSSKYFYINRTNRCALICGEDALFSKDNKRFADIWMMIWAGVCFLSTLLTVLTFIIDSSRFKYPERPIIFLSMCYNIYSIGYIVRLIAGRDAISCHTDSPSNRRILIQEGLENTDCAIVFLLLYYFGAASSIWWVILTLTWLLSTGLKWGHEAIQMHSSYFHLAAWAIPAVKTIVILVMRNVDADELTGMCFVGNQGLDAFMGFILGPSIAYLILGTSFLLAGFVALFRIRRHVKNDGLKTDKLEVLMVRIGVFSVLYTVPATCVIACYVYEYMNRDLWLNSRSPVQPNFEIFMLKVFMSLVVGITSGMWIWTSKTLTSWKNFCSRICFRNRHKSNIPNHVQYIPAKQQYPHNPYAYRGTIRMDKPKRSKSGNETPV, from the coding sequence ATGACATCTGTAATGTTCGTAGTCGCTAGTCGAAATAAAGACTCGGCCGATGTGAGAACGTGTGATCCTATTAATATCGAGATGTGTAAAGGATTAGGTTATAACGTGACGGGAATGCCGAATTTAGTTGGACACGAATTACAACGTGAAGCCGAGTCTCAGTTGTTTACTTTCACGCCGTTAATTCAATACGGTTGCTCGAAACAGCTGAAATTCTTCCTATGTTCGGTTTATGTTCCGATGTGTACGGAGAAGGTACTGATGCCTATAGGACCGTGTAGACCGATGTGCGAGAATATCAAAAAACGATGTCAAACGGTTTTGACGTATTTTGGATTTCCGTGGCCGGCCGCGTTAAACTGTTCACAATTCCCGGCTAAAAACGATCAGAACAGTATGTGTATGGATGGACCTCCTATCGACGACGACCCGGATAAAGATGTCATGAACGCTCCGATCATTTTAACtaataaaccgattattaatatcgataataataatataattaataataatgataaacctGTTGAGGAGCGGAGCTGTTTGAACTATCGATATTCGagcaaatatttctatataaacAGAACAAATCGATGCGCTTTGATCTGCGGCGAAGACGCTTTATTTTCGAAGGATAACAAACGTTTCGCAGATATTTGGATGATGATTTGGGCCGGAGTTTGTTTTCTATCcactttgttaactgttctaacgTTCATTATAGATTCGAGTAGGTTTAAATATCCGGAAAGGCCGATTATATTCCTGTCGATGTGTTACAATATTTATAGTATCGGTTACATCGTGAGATTGATCGCCGGTCGTGATGCGATCTCGTGTCACACAGATTCACCCAGTAATCGCAGGATTTTAATTCAAGAGGGACTGGAGAATACAGACTGCGCCATTGTCTTCTTATTACTGTATTATTTCGGAGCCGCTAGTTCTATTTGGTGGGTTATATTAACTCTAACCTGGTTGCTGTCGACAGGTTTGAAATGGGGCCACGAAGCGATCCAGATGCACAGTAGTTATTTTCACCTAGCCGCCTGGGCGATACCTGCTGTTAAAACTATTGTGATATTAGTTATGCGTAATGTTGATGCCGATGAACTAACTGGAATGTGTTTTGTAGGTAATCAGGGTTTAGACGCTTTTATGGGATTCATTCTCGGACCTTCCATCGCCTATTTGATATTAGGCACGTCGTTTTTACTGGCCGGGTTTGTGGCGCTGTTTCGTATCCGTCGTCACGTAAAGAATGACGGTTTAAAGACTGATAAATTAGAAGTGTTGATGGTTCGTATCGGGGTATTCTCAGTTTTATATACAGTTCCCGCTACTTGTGTTATCGCTTGTTACGTGTACGAATACATGAATCGAGACTTATGGCTGAATTCACGCTCACCTGTTCAAccaaactttgaaattttcatgTTAAAAGTGTTTATGTCGTTAGTCGTCGGTATCACTAGCGGAATGTGGATTTGGACTTCGAAAACTTTGACATCGTGGAAAAATTTCTGTAGTCGAATTTGTTTCCGAAATCGACATAAAAGTAACATACCGAATCACGTACAGTATATACCGGCTAAACAGCAGTATCCACACAATCCTTACGCGTATCGAGGAACTATCAGGATGGATAAACCAAAACGCAGTAAATCCGGTAATGAGACCCCTGTGTGA